The following DNA comes from Teredinibacter haidensis.
GGCGAGATCACACGACTGTTTTACATGCGTGTCGAAAAATAAGAGAGCTGCAGGAATCTGATAGCGATATTCGTGAAGATGTTAAAAACCTGCTGCGAACCCTCACCAGTTAGGGAGCAGTAAGCGAAAGTTTTTTGCCTGAATAGTACAATCTGCCATCGTTGCTAAAATTCAAACTTATAAAGAGAAGCAGTATGAAATTTGCCGTTTCGCGTGAAGCTTTAATTAAACCTTTGCAGCTGGTTGCCGGTGTTGTTGAACGCCGCCAGACGCTGCCTGTACTGGCAAATGTTTTGTTGGTTATCGAAGACAGTCAGTTGTCGTTAACGGGTACAGATTTGGAAGTTGAGATCGTTGGTCGCGTGCAGTTGGATTCAGCTCCAGGTGACGGGGAGATTACCGTTCCAGCGAAGAAGTTTTTGGATATCTGTCGGGCACTTCCCGAAGGTTCAATAATAGAATTTTCTCTTAAAGATCAAAAGGTTACGGTTAAAAGTGGGAGAACGCGCTTTACCTTGTCCACGCTGCCGGCCAATGAGTTTCCTGCGGTAGAGCAGGGTGCAAACGATATACAGTTTGTTTGTGAGCAAAAAGAGATAAAGCGTTTGATTGATCGTACCAGTTTTGCAATGGCACAGCAGGATGTTCGTTACTACTTAAATGGCATGTTGTGGGAAGTTCGTCCTAACGAGTTGCGCGTTGTCGCAACCGATGGCCATCGCCTCGCGATGTGTACGCGCCCGGTTAATATTAACTCTGAAAATAGCAAGCAGGCGATTTTGCCGCGCAAAGGTGTGATCGAGCTTTCGCGCTTGCTAAACGATAGTGGAGAATCCGTCGAAATTTCGCTGGGCTCCAGTCATATTAGAGCCGCGACAACCGACTACACCTTCACATCTAAACTGGTCGACGGAAAATTCCCCGATTACGAGCGTGTATTGCCAAAAGGTGGTGATAAGGTGGTATTGGGTAATAGAGCAGACCTTAAACAGGCATTTGCGCGCACATCAATTCTATCTAACGAAAAGTATCGTGGGGTACGTCTTGAGTTGGAGTCGGGATTATTGACCATTATTGCCAACAACCCCGAGCAAGAAGAAGCTCAGGATCAGGTCGCTGTAGACTATAATGGCGACGCTCTGGAAGTAGGTTTTAACGTGAGTTATTTACAGGACGTAACCAACGTATTGGACTCCGAAAATATAAAACTAACACTGGCCGACTCTAACAGCTCTGCATTACTCGAAGAACCAGAGAATTCAGATTCCGCCTATGTTGTGATGCCGATGCGG
Coding sequences within:
- the dnaN gene encoding DNA polymerase III subunit beta; amino-acid sequence: MKFAVSREALIKPLQLVAGVVERRQTLPVLANVLLVIEDSQLSLTGTDLEVEIVGRVQLDSAPGDGEITVPAKKFLDICRALPEGSIIEFSLKDQKVTVKSGRTRFTLSTLPANEFPAVEQGANDIQFVCEQKEIKRLIDRTSFAMAQQDVRYYLNGMLWEVRPNELRVVATDGHRLAMCTRPVNINSENSKQAILPRKGVIELSRLLNDSGESVEISLGSSHIRAATTDYTFTSKLVDGKFPDYERVLPKGGDKVVLGNRADLKQAFARTSILSNEKYRGVRLELESGLLTIIANNPEQEEAQDQVAVDYNGDALEVGFNVSYLQDVTNVLDSENIKLTLADSNSSALLEEPENSDSAYVVMPMRL